One Thiocapsa sp. genomic window, TCCCAAGTCGCGAACAATCTTACGGTATCTGAGTCCCTGAGATCGTTCAAAGGCATCAGTGGCTGCGTCAATTCCACCCTCCGCACGGCGATAGACGGCGCCCCTTTTTGCCGAGACGCTAGGGTGGTTTCTACAGCGTGAGCAACTGATGGAAGCGAGGTCTGGGGGCCGAACTCGCGCTCGACCTCTTGTGCGCGCGCTAGCGCTTTCCGATAGGACGTCAGTCCTGCCAAGCCACCCGATAATTCGGAAACGATGAGATCACGAGGGAGTCGATGTGGGTACAGATAGGATTCGAACCATCGGCGGATATTCCAATGGAACATCCACCAGACACCAATTCGCAGGCAAGCGCGGCGCTGATCGGGATAACGCCGATAAATCGAGGTCCAGAGTGCGTAAAGCGCCCCGTTGCTGGTGATCTGGGTCTTGAGGCTCGCATAGTCCCGGCGGTGACGATGACGAATCATCGCTTCGGGCTCATACATGAGCGTATGGCCGGCTTTAAGCACCCGGAAGAACATTTCCAAATCCCCGCCGCCCCGAGTCACCGTGCCGACATCCAAGGCAGGGTCGAAATCACCGATCCGATCGAAGAGGCGGCGTCGATAGGCCATGTTCGCGCCCGTCCCGAACTGACCAGCACCCAGCAAACCCCAAGGCACCGGGTTACCCTGCTCGACACTCCACCACTTCCGCGTGAAACCGCGCCCGAATCCTCCGTGGAGCTCGAAGAGTGCTTGTGCTTCGGTCTCGAGCTCGAAGGGTACGACGAGACCGGTCACCGCCATGACCTCCGGTTGCTCGATAAAGGCTCTAGCGATGGCCTTCGCCCAACCGGGGTCTACGATAGCATCATCGTCGGTGTAGGCAATGATCTCGCCCTGCGACTCCAGGATCGCCCGATTTCTCGCCCAGTCCAAACCGGGGCGCGGCTCGCAGACGTAGCGTACGGCAGGAAACCGCGTTCGGACCAACTCCTCGGCGCCTTTGCCGGCAGGGGCATTGTCCACAACAAGCAGGTCGAGGTTGGGGTAATCCAAGCGCTGCAAGGCTTCGAGGCAGATCGCCAAGTCATCAGTCCGATCACAAGTGCAGACCGCAACCGTGACTTTCGGCGCTGCATCGGCACGACGCTGCCAGAAGTTATCGCTGGCGGCCGGAAGGGCGAGGAGCTTCGTAAAATCGAAGTGGCGGAGCGGTAAGTCGGCGAGCAAACCCTCGCGCACCAGGCAGGTCATGATGGTCGAGACGTGCTCGTCGAGAATGGCCTTGGCGAATGTACTTGCGTGACATCGACCACCCGATACGGGGACCTTGAGATAGCCGATCGGAACTCCCCGTAGTCGCAAGATCGCCCATACCAAGAGGTACCCATCGAGTCCCTCCAGCGTGGGCAGAGGAGTCGCTAGCTCAAGATCAACCACTTTGATCGGGTATAGCATTCGAAATCTCCTTGCCGTTTACGCGGCCAGTGAACAGATGCCCCGGCCGGGATCGGACGCCGTGTCGGCATCCATGCACTTGCCCGAGTGTCTGTCTGGAAGTCTTAATCCCGAGCCGAGGTATTAAGGAGCCTCCCCCGGAAGACCTTCACGTCCAAGAATCCGCGGAGACGCCCTGCGAGGTTTCAGGCTCCTGATCGAGCCGAGCGGGCCACTCCAATTCACGTTGCAGGCGATGAACGACACCTTCACGGCGCCGCCTGGCCGCATCCCAAAGAACTCCAGAGACCGCAACGGGTCTATTCGACACTGCGGGAAGGTCGCCCCAATTCTCGCTGGTCGAGAGCGGCGCCGTATTTTTACTCCCGCGCACGGGCCGAAGGTTGGCAGGCAGACACCTTACAAAGGTGCGCCATAATTGAGGATCCAAGGCGCGGACAGGGTCGATCGATAGCATCTTGAAAAGCAAAAAGACGGTTAAACCGGGACGCCTCGCCATGATCGCTCGGTTGCCAAGATAAAAGAGAAAGGCGCCGCGAGACCATCGAAACACGCACGCCGGCACAACACTCTCAGGGCCTTGAAGCTTCGACATCATCCTGTCGTAAGAGCGCATCATTTGGTTTACGTCGACCGACATGCTTTGCCGAGCTTGGCGATATGCAGTCAAGCAATCGGGGAGAAAACGAAACCGGAACTGCCGAGCGATGCGCAGATAGAGATCCCAATCCTCGCAGCCTTGCGCACGCTGCTGAAAGTACTTCTCGTCGTAGAGTCCAACAGCCGCTAGGCACGCCATCTTGATCAAGCAAGTGCTCGCACTTCCTAAAAAGTTCCCCGTAACCAGTTGAAAAAAAACGATACCCTCGAATCGATTTCGACCCACACAAGGCGATAGCCTTGCCCCGGTCTCGTCGATGTTCATCCATGGCGAGTACACCAAACCCACATCACTCGGCGTGTCGATCAAACAGCGGTATTGTTTGGCAATACGCTCTCGGTGCCATATATCGTCTGCGTCCAAGGGGGCGACAAAGGCACCCTGCGCGGCTTTGATCCCGAGATTCCGTGCCGCGGCGACCCCTTTGTTCGACTGATTAAACAAATTGATTCGCGAGTCCTGTTGCGCAAGCATCTTTAGAATGTCCGCGGTACCATCAGTGGAACCGTCATCGACGACGAGAATTTCCAAGTTTTCGTGAGATTGTTCGACTACAGAACGCAACGTTGAAGCTATATATCGCTCGCCGTTATAGACAGGTATGACAACGGAGACGAGATCATTCATGATGTCAGCCTGGACATGGCAACCAGCCACCCTTCTTTTTCAACAATAACTTTGCGAGCGCCATGCTTGGTGTTGTCGGCATGATCCAAATAATCGCAAGCAATGACGACAAAAGGAGTTTCTTAAGAAAAATCTCTTGTCCGCGTCCGAAAGGCGCGAGAATAAAGACCGACCATGGGATACATCGGCCCCGACCGATGCTTCGATTCACGATGAACTCAACAACAACACCTCCCCATGAACGTTTTCGCTCTCGCCACTGCAAGGCTCTCGTAGGCATGCCGCGCTTCCTCATGTGTTCGACAAGGAAGTCAAGACCACGGTTGACTGTCTCGACATGCGCGCGCATAGCGCTGCGCGTCAGTGCACGACTTCCATACCAGTAATTCTTTCCATGAACGCGATACTGAACGACCGTTTCGCTTAAAGACTCAATCCACCCATATAGCGGAGCAAGGTCATGAAGGTAATCGTCAAACCAACCTGAGCTTGGGAGCGGAAACACCTCTTCCAGAAAGGATCTGGACCAGGCATTCCCTGACGTGTAGGCAATGGAGAGGGGTAAAAGACCATGCCTTAGAGCCAAAGCCAGATAGTCACCCGACGCCGGCAGGACATCGGGAATACGATGCCCCTTCGAGTATCCTTCCCTATCGATGACCGCCATGTAACCTTGAACCTTTACCACGTTCTCGCGGGAACAAAAGGCTTTACAGAATGCGTCCACTGCACCGGGCAGCAAAATATCATCGGCATCGAGAAAGATAACAAAATCGCCGTGGCTCTGCCGGAATCCCTCTGTTGAGGCAGCGATCTGTCCCTGGTGTTCGACCTGCACGAGCTTTACATCCGGCAAGAAACGCCTGATCTCATCCAAGGAATGATCGGTAGAACCGTCATCGACAACGATAACCTCCACCCATGGATAGGTTTGACTCAAGGCACTTTCGATGGCCTGTCCGACATATTGTTCGTAATTAAAATTCGCGATGATAATGCTGACGAGACCGGCGTCATGCGTCGTCTCCTCGTTGGCCGCTCCGAGTGAGAAAAAAGGGGATGGTCGCAGGGTAGCCTTCGGGATACACGGGACCCGGACTTGTGTGACTTGAGCGGCAAGATCCAGGTCGCGACTGCCGACTCCTTCGAGCATCGGTTGAGTCAATGCGGAATGACGCGACAGATTGCGACGATCCGACGGCCCTTTCATCTGAAAAACACCTCGCCTGAATCGAACGTGTAATACCGCACATCGCGCACGTGTCCCGGCAGTGCGGCTTAGATGATAGCATCGGGGTTCAGTAACCTAACAACCTGGGGAAACGCCGCACCGGCACCCCGATGATGGCGGGGTCGTCCGCCCGCACGGAGGCCCACACGCTAAGTCCTGGCGTGCATGGGAGCCGTTGTGCGGGCTAGGCCGGTAGCCGAGTTGTTGCGAACGCCATCTTGATCGCTGGTGCTTTCCGGGTCGCCATTTTTTCGTATGAACCACTCGGAGCTCGTCGATCCTCGTGACCGCCATTAAGCATTCTGCGACAACCTCAGCCCTACTCCTCGCGTGCCTGACCGGCGAGGCGGATGCCGAGCGAGACCAGCGTTGGTCAGAGCTCGTCGACGAGGGGATCGACTGGGGGCAGTTGCTGGAATTTGCCGAACATCACGAGATCCTGCCGTTGCTGTTTTCGGGACTAAGCCACGCTCGAGCACACCCCGCCCCTCGGGTTGTTCTGTCGCAGCTACATGATCATTTCCACGCGACTTTGCTCAGAAATCGGCTAGCGCTACAGTGTTTTTTTAGCGTGCAGGAAACCTTGGCTGC contains:
- a CDS encoding glycosyltransferase family A protein, whose protein sequence is MNDLVSVVIPVYNGERYIASTLRSVVEQSHENLEILVVDDGSTDGTADILKMLAQQDSRINLFNQSNKGVAAARNLGIKAAQGAFVAPLDADDIWHRERIAKQYRCLIDTPSDVGLVYSPWMNIDETGARLSPCVGRNRFEGIVFFQLVTGNFLGSASTCLIKMACLAAVGLYDEKYFQQRAQGCEDWDLYLRIARQFRFRFLPDCLTAYRQARQSMSVDVNQMMRSYDRMMSKLQGPESVVPACVFRWSRGAFLFYLGNRAIMARRPGLTVFLLFKMLSIDPVRALDPQLWRTFVRCLPANLRPVRGSKNTAPLSTSENWGDLPAVSNRPVAVSGVLWDAARRRREGVVHRLQRELEWPARLDQEPETSQGVSADSWT
- a CDS encoding glycosyltransferase, yielding MLYPIKVVDLELATPLPTLEGLDGYLLVWAILRLRGVPIGYLKVPVSGGRCHASTFAKAILDEHVSTIMTCLVREGLLADLPLRHFDFTKLLALPAASDNFWQRRADAAPKVTVAVCTCDRTDDLAICLEALQRLDYPNLDLLVVDNAPAGKGAEELVRTRFPAVRYVCEPRPGLDWARNRAILESQGEIIAYTDDDAIVDPGWAKAIARAFIEQPEVMAVTGLVVPFELETEAQALFELHGGFGRGFTRKWWSVEQGNPVPWGLLGAGQFGTGANMAYRRRLFDRIGDFDPALDVGTVTRGGGDLEMFFRVLKAGHTLMYEPEAMIRHRHRRDYASLKTQITSNGALYALWTSIYRRYPDQRRACLRIGVWWMFHWNIRRWFESYLYPHRLPRDLIVSELSGGLAGLTSYRKALARAQEVEREFGPQTSLPSVAHAVETTLASRQKGAPSIAVRRVELTQPLMPLNDLRDSDTVRLFATWDNRPVGSVNIRSCGPFVGRLQQADGLADALTHQLIAPDLRLGEDVRWAIAISTLTTHLGADVEPTPDRLPEEVSVSIVVATYDRPEDLRNCLSSLHAQGTVRTVEIVVVDNHPASKLTPPVVAEFPAVVLVEERRQGLAYARNAGFIAAKGDILIATDDDVTMPADWLEKLLAPFARADVMVVTGHVLPLELETESQQNFENYGGLGRGFQSFERSGLWFERTWREPVKTWTLGATANAAFRASIFRDSRIGLMEETLGPGMPSGVGEDTYLFYKVLKADFTHVYTPDAYVWHKHRRDDAALRRQLYNYSKGHIAYHLTTWIKDGDWRALKWILWSMPKWQIPRLIKSIIRKEQYPVSLILLEIRGHLMGPWSLWQSYRRVRREGRSSMGPPDPHASVHHSASGDGGCSDGMPHRSL
- a CDS encoding glycosyltransferase; this encodes MKGPSDRRNLSRHSALTQPMLEGVGSRDLDLAAQVTQVRVPCIPKATLRPSPFFSLGAANEETTHDAGLVSIIIANFNYEQYVGQAIESALSQTYPWVEVIVVDDGSTDHSLDEIRRFLPDVKLVQVEHQGQIAASTEGFRQSHGDFVIFLDADDILLPGAVDAFCKAFCSRENVVKVQGYMAVIDREGYSKGHRIPDVLPASGDYLALALRHGLLPLSIAYTSGNAWSRSFLEEVFPLPSSGWFDDYLHDLAPLYGWIESLSETVVQYRVHGKNYWYGSRALTRSAMRAHVETVNRGLDFLVEHMRKRGMPTRALQWRERKRSWGGVVVEFIVNRSIGRGRCIPWSVFILAPFGRGQEIFLKKLLLSSLLAIIWIMPTTPSMALAKLLLKKKGGWLPCPG